A window from Culex pipiens pallens isolate TS chromosome 3, TS_CPP_V2, whole genome shotgun sequence encodes these proteins:
- the LOC120417398 gene encoding uncharacterized protein LOC120417398 has product MSFCRITGKCRSLPKPNYFPMLPPISPADAKRFCRVTGKSYGLPSHHFIPVCLIKSSRKEKCKVTNIAGELDPHHYQPGNYGNRKHAVVVAFRYVFPVLDDTDEAQKTLTSILVQKNKPIEQSLYVYKVDERNFGLVFPARLEAAVRDGDVRDVMLAKESDKLLIKLKKGNSVSVSLKTVEQTDLEQLYEGEGPREEVIKKREKEEAKRPKPKSKSNLSSIANIFEQKEKVQDLKEEEEQKFIEAHREKAVRLATERRERQLAEKLNALKLSEHLITQESELGDLVKPMIESWDWNTLEKEAAENSANEVSIKNLPEPVQITPVELPPKQIQVDHAILEKSSGMEAASYVGTINPTKIEIKSDRLKAMKSLTPETLDALAHVEEKLASQSELFPHLDDLASVIARIQDSQATTVDGVPGVKLIVNHQEVFIPGQTLTINNKPTFVPGQTLESQNGILEFVPGVTITAHEGSIHFIPGEISLTKAGKPQNFIAGKIIDGKFVCGQVLTINDEPQFVQGQTIVTPEGVSKFVAGVVDEATGVFVPGQNIETPEGVKFVPGQTITVNGKEKFIPGHTVMGANKEMVFVPGQTVVDEHGVSKFIPGKTVVTPEGSKFVPGQYVDDTFVPGITEGDKFVPGVNIETKEGSKFVQGQIVHTKHGDVFMPGSTTVAENGELMFEIASTIDAVKFSEATPVGLVMDSDNMKITEPSLCVFGHMVQQESGVEFYPEKIKREELPQGKIVPGKLIKQQANTKFIPGMNVEEGFIPGQVVLTDHGEQFVPGQVIETSEGLKFVPGQIIETKNGAKFVPGQTMQTADGPRFVPGQIINTKAGPTFIPGQVISTDDDGEKFVPGQIVDTDDGPRFVPGRVVETENKVTFIPGRIVQTADGPKFVAPDLKDTEDGDEEFLVQSYTVTPEELKLLKPNQTLSTMDSQESSLIVTLDSSMLQQLSEAGMHVGRQVEASAVDYVLQSTKERKALQKFIAEHNIQNGSVDVLENIFDGLKSVCSRVNLESLQCELNERKPMDVSVCNGSVGVVDALATNLASILANTDENENRTMYEVIAEAIKMSNGEYSIEELQHVMQNPAAVDYLAGMVNKTIVKNNIDQKLKTITALVGDNEQSGETAVASHTAIEEFCQLMDNDRMSEAFVNLLKKDENLFKSIVSGLKTSGLAEDTVNIAEILQAAVVDSIQEKAQCALVELMIDPNHDQLTALLKKSEGLALALGNSKEAETFEYLMKHPEALKDLNKDDDLFTIINRVLIMEELAQDDDEYRELIDSLEKTPAHATSSDKLRELIRQSGALSYAPTKKLAIETSKDVPISLFYTNNQLAIEEFFLKSGQTQRHCPKAFLIIKKGIQAVIPRESSHEVLAGKIAYTVLDENGIRHFQPMNVLNALKITPRFLNRFSMYTCDIAEELDNDTLSSSSSHDGEFEDVYCYGRPLSRRGSLRVPAGNGGNGAPYPRRGDRLDSYGYLGSTPPSTPLSHRKTTAPAARIHHQKHYPLHHVENVKTLPMAMRIAIKASLSREAPIMKSSSRDYLHRSSSLARLK; this is encoded by the exons ATGTCTTTCTGTCGCATCACCGGCAAGTGCCGGTCACTGCCGAAGCCAAACTATTTCCCCATGCTGCCACCAATCTCTCCAGCAGATGCCAAACGGTTCTGTCGAGTGACGGGGAAGTCGTACGGACTTCCGTCGCACCACTTCATACCGGTCTGCCTGATCAAATCTTCACGCAAAGAAAAGTGCAAAGTTACCAACATTGCCGGCGAGCTAGACCCCCATCACTACCAGCCAGGAAACTACGGAAATCGCAAGCATGCAGTCGTCGTTGCGTTCCGGTACGTGTTTCCGGTTCTGGACGATACCGACGAAGCGCAGAAAACACTCACCAGCATCTTGGTTCAGAAGAACAAACCAATTGAGCAAAGCCTCTACGTGTACAAAGTTGATGAACGAAACTTTGGGCTGGTATTCCCAGCCCGCTTGGAAGCTGCCGTCCGCGACGGAGATGTTCGCGATGTAATGCTTGCCAAGGAATCCGACAAGCTGCTGATCAAACTCAAAAAAGGCAACAGCGTTTCCGTCAGCCTGAAAACTGTCGAGCAAACCGATCTGGAGCAACTGTACGAGGGTGAAGGTCCTCGCGAAGAGGTCATCAAAAAGCGTGAAAAGGAGGAAGCTAAACGTCCAAAACCAAAGAGCAAATCCAATCTCTCGAGCATCGCAaacattttcgagcaaaaagaAAAGGTCCAAGATCTTAAGGAAGAGGAAGAACAAAAGTTCATCGAAGCTCATCGCGAAAAGGCTGTCCGCCTTGCCACAGAACGTCGTGAACGTCAACTCGCCGAGAAACTCAACGCTTTAAAACTCAGCGAACACCTAATCACGCAAGAAAGTGAACTTGGTGACCTAGTCAAGCCAATGATCGAGTCCTGGGATTGGAACACTTTGGAAAAGGAAGCCGCCGAAAACAGCGCAAACGAAGTGTCGATCAAGAATCTTCCAGAACCCGTTCAAATCACCCCCGTCGAACTACCCCCCAAACAAATCCAAGTCGATCATGCGATCCTCGAAAAATCCTCCGGCATGGAGGCAGCCTCTTACGTTGGCACAATTAACCCAACCAAGATCGAAATCAAATCCGATCGTCTCAAAGCAATGAAATCCCTCACCCCAGAAACCTTGGACGCCCTCGCCCACGTAGAGGAAAAGCTAGCCTCCCAATCGGAACTCTTCCCCCATCTGGACGACCTCGCCTCAGTCATCGCCCGCATCCAAGACTCCCAAGCTACCACCGTCGACGGCGTCCCCGGCGTTAAACTCATCGTCAACCACCAGGAAGTCTTCATCCCTGGGCAAACACTAACCATAAACAACAAACCAACCTTCGTACCCGGCCAAACGCTCGAGTCCCAGAACGGAATCCTCGAGTTCGTCCCAGGGGTAACCATCACCGCCCACGAAGGATCGATCCACTTCATCCCGGGTGAGATCAGTCTGACGAAGGCGGGTAAACCGCAGAACTTTATCGCCGGAAAGATCATCGACGGAAAGTTCGTGTGCGGTCAGGTGTTGACCATCAACGACGAGCCCCAGTTCGTGCAGGGACAGACGATCGTTACGCCCGAAGGTGTCAGCAAGTTTGTGGCTGGGGTTGTGGACGAAGCTACGGGCGTGTTCGTACCtgggcaaaatattgaaacGCCAGAGGGAGTCAAGTTCGTCCCCGGACAGACGATCACGGTGAACGGAAAGGAGAAGTTTATTCCTGGACATACTGTGATGGGTGCCAACAAGGAAATGGTATTCGTTCCAGGCCAAACGGTGGTTGACGAACATGGGGTTTCCAAGTTTATACCAGGCAAAACGGTTGTCACACCGGAGGGTTCCAAATTCGTACCTGGACAATACGTGGACGATACGTTTGTTCCCGGTATCACCGAAGGAGACAAGTTTGTGCCGGGAGTTAACATTGAAACCAAGGAAGGATCCAAGTTTGTCCAAGGACAGATTGTTCACACGAAGCACGGTGATGTGTTTATGCCGGGATCAACGACGGTGGCGGAGAATGGAGAGTTGATGTTTGAAATCGCTTCGACTATTGATGCCGTCAAGTTTAGTGAAGCTACACCGGTTGGGCTGGTTATGGATAGTGATAACATGAAGATCACCGAACCTTCTCTGTGTGTATTTGGACACATGGTTCAGCAAGAGTCGGGTGTCGAGTTTTATCCGGAGAAGATAAAGCGGGAAGAGCTGCCACAGGGTAAGATCGTCCCAGGAAAGTTGATCAAACAGCAAGCGAATACTAAATTCATTCCTGGAATGAACGTTGAGGAAGGTTTCATCCCAGGACAGGTGGTGCTCACCGATCACGGTGAGCAGTTTGTACCCGGACAGGTGATTGAAACATCCGAAGGACTCAAGTTCGTCCCGGGTCAGATCATTGAAACGAAGAACGGTGCCAAGTTTGTGCCCGGACAAACGATGCAGACGGCGGATGGTCCACGATTCGTGCCAGGTCAGATCATCAATACGAAGGCCGGACCAACGTTTATTCCTGGCCAGGTGATCAGTACCGATGATGACGGAGAAAAGTTCGTACCCGGTCAGATTGTGGACACGGATGATGGGCCACGGTTTGTGCCGGGTCGGGTTGTGGAGACGGAGAATAAGGTGACGTTCATCCCGGGTAGAATTGTTCAGACCGCTGATGGTCCCAAGTTTGTGGCTCCGGATCTGAAGGATACCGAGGACGGCGATGAAGAGTTCTTGGTGCAGAGTTACACCGTGACTCCGGAGGAATTGAAACTGTTGAAGCCAAATCAGACATTGAGCACGATGGACTCGCAGGAGAGTTCTTTGATCGTGACGCTGGACAGTTCGATGCTGCAGCAGCTCTCGGAGGCTGGAATGCACGTTGGACGCCAGGTTGAAGCATCCGCTGTGGATTACGTACTGCAAAGTACCAAGGAGCGAAAGGCGCTGCAGAAGTTTATTGCCGAACACAACATCCAGAATGGTAGTGTGGATGTATTGGAGAATATATTCGACGGATTGAAGTCGGTTTGCAGTCGGGTTAACCTGGAATCGTTGCAATGTGAACTCAACGAACGGAAGCCTATGGATGTTTCCGTTTGCAATGGATCAGTGGGAGTGGTGGATGCATTGGCAACTAACTTGGCTTCAATCTTGGCGAATACTGACGAGAATGAAAATCGCACCATGTACGAGGTGATCGCTGAAGCGATTAAGATGTCCAACGGCGAATACAGTATCGAGGAGCTTCAGCACGTGATGCAGAATCCGGCTGCGGTGGATTACCTGGCTGGTATGGTAAACAAGACGATCGTGAAGAACAACATTGATCAAAAGTTGAAAACGATTACCGCGTTGGTCGGAGATAACGAGCAGAGTGGAGAGACGGCTGTTGCAAGCCACACAGCGATCGAGGAGTTCTGTCAGCTGATGGACAATGATCGTATGTCGGAAGCGTTTGTCAATTTGTTGAAGAAGGACGAAAATCTGTTCAAGTCTATTGTGAGTGGACTGAAGACTTCTGGGCTGGCTGAGGACACTGTCAATATTGCGGAGATTTTGCAAGCTGCCGTGGTGGATAGTATTCAGGAGAAGGCACAGTGTGCGTTGGTGGAGTTGATGATAGATCCGAACCACGATCAGTTGACGGCGTTGTTGAAAAAGTCCGAAGGACTGGCACTTGCGTTGGGCAACAGTAAAGAAGCTGAGACGTTTGAGTATCTGATGAAGCATCCGGAAGCGCTCAAGGATTTGAACAAGGATGATGATCTTTTCACCATCATCAACCGAGTGTTGATTATGGAGGAGCTGGCCCAGGATGACGACGAGTATCGGGAGTTGATCGATAGTTTGGAGAAGACTCCGGCTCACGCAACTAGTAGTGATAAGCTGCGAGAGTTGATCCGACAGAGTGGAGCTCTTTCGTATGCTCCTACCAAGAAGCTCGCGATCGAAACATCCAAGGATGTTCCCATTTCGCTGTTCTACACCAACAATCAACTTGCCATTGAAGAGTTCTTCCTGAAGAGTGGACAAACCCAGCGACACTGTCCGAAGGCTTTCCTGATCATCAAGAAGGGCATCCAGGCTGTCATCCCGCGGGAATCCAGCCATGAAGTGCTTGCTGGCAAGATCGCCTACACCGTACTGGACGAGAACGGCATCCGGCACTTCCAGCCGATGAACGTGCTGAACGCGCTCAAAATCACACCCCGATTCCTGAATCGGTTCTCGATGTACACATGTGATATCGCCGAGGAGCTGGACAATGACACGCTGAGCAGTAGCAGCAGTCACGATGGGGAGTTTGAAGACGTGTACTGCTACGGCCGGCCATTGTCACGGCGGGGTTCGTTGAGAGTGCCAGCGGGTAATGGAGGAAATGGTGCTCCGTATCCCAGGAGAGGAGACAGACTGGACAGCTACGGCTACTTGGGATCGACGCCACCGTCGACACCACTGTCACATCGCAAAACGACAGCTCCAGCGGCCAGGATTCACCACCAGAAGCATTATCCGCTGCATCATGTTGAGAATGTTAAG ACTCTCCCGATGGCGATGCGGATAGCGATCAAGGCCTCACTTTCGCGGGAAGCGCCGATCATGAAGTCCTCCAGCCGGGACTACCTGCACCGGTCCTCGTCGCTCGCCCGGCTCAAGTGA